CTTCCGCGCTGACAGCTTTGGCTTCAGTTACGATCTCTTGAGCAAACTTCAAATTGCGGCCGCGAAGTGTGACAATCCCTTCAAGCCAGCTGACAGTGTCATTCACCATCTTATTGCGGAGGTCTTTCGGCATCTCGCCGCCGTTCCCGAGGATCGGTGTTGCGGCTCCCACATTCGTGGCTGTGAGCCCGCCATTCACATGGCAAGCCATCAGGATAATTGCACCAGCACTGCCTGCATGACCGCCTGAGGGCGAAATAAGGCAAAGATACGGAACCGCTGAGGCCAGAATTCTTTCAACGATGAGGCGCGTGCTTTGCAGACTCCCGCCCGGCGTGTTCATACGAACAAGGATCGAACCACATTTCTTTTCAGCGGCGAAATTTTCAGCCCGAGTGAGATAATCGAGTGTTGCTGCCCCAATGGCTTCACGGATTGTGACGCCCACTGTGCACGCGGCACTTTCCTCGGCCTTCACACTGTGAGCAGCGCTCATCACCCCCATCAGGACTGCGAAGCAGACCCCGAAGAGTTTCATACGACACCAATTTCCTTCATGACTTTTTGCAGATCCGCCCACACGAGTTTTTTCGCATTGGCATTTTGAAGCAAGTAAGACGGACCGTAAGTTTCTAAGAACTTCACGGTGCCCATGTTTTGCATTCCGGGCTTGACCGGTTTTGATGAGAAGACCACCACAAAAGGAGTCGTCACTTTGGCTGTGTACTTTTGCAGAATCTGACTAACGGTTTCCGTCGAGCCCATAAGATCTGCTTCCAAGATCAGATGTTGACGATTTCCGAGGCGCATCGCCTGGATCATCTTATCGAGAAGCTCTGAGGTTTCAGACGCAAAAACGCTTTGATCGCTGGCTTGTTTGAGGTTCAAGAAGAGGAGGTCCGCGGTGGTCGTCGGGATCTCGGTTTCGACAGACTCTAGCAGGCTTTGGCGAATACGTGCCGACTGCAGGGTTTTGACCCCGAGCACATTTTTCACGTAGGAAAAGTAATTAGTTACACTCTCTTCAGCTGCCATGCCGGAGAATTTATTCCTTTCCAGGACCAAAGACTATGAAAACCCAACCTTCGCGCATTGCGCTATCCCAAGCTTGCGGCCTCAGTTAACCTAAAACTGGACCAAGAGAGTCTCAAGTTAAGACACTGAGGAGCCGATAGGTTTCCTGAGTGGCAAGTTGATGTGGATGAACAGGATGTTCTGAAGCAGAAACAGATGCCGAAATTCCAATTCTAGCCAGGAGGGCTTTTATGGAAATCTTTCGCTTTAACGTGATTCCAGAGCAAGAAATCCAACGCCGTGAGAAGCTGAAGTATGCTCTCAATCACTGCAATGTTTGTCATGGCAAACTCGAGTTCAACTATTTCGATACTTTAGAAGATGCCAAAGTAGAAGAAGTAGCCCACTGCAAAGACTGCGGCCGCAAAGCCTCGAATCTTCTGCACTCCGTGCACTGATCATTTATATAAATTGTATTCAGCACTCACCCACATCTCTTCACACGGATGTGGGTTTTGCTTTTGGCTCGTGCTAGGTCCTCGGCCGAGAGTACTGGCTCCGCCCTTCTTCCTCCATCCATGTGAATCGAGGACCTATCCTCGAGCTCCAGTAAAGTCCGGCCATCCGGGCCGGCCTTCCGGCATTTAGTACAAGTTTTCTTTCAAAGCCCCAATAAGAATCAAAGTACGACACTTCGGCAGATGAAGAGACTTATCTCATCCCTCTCCTAAAATATTTAAACCCGTCCCCTTATGCTTAGCCTGGCCGACCACGATGGTCGGACAGCCCCGTTCTCATGGATGGATGGCCGACGTTTAATCCTCGACTGGGCGTGTACGCTAAGTCTTAGCGTGTGAGAACGGAAACAATCTCCCCTCTGAATATGGTCAACCTATAGGTTCACTATAATCAGAGGAAGAAGGTTGGCTGGTAGTAAGTTATTCCGTTACTTCCTCATGGGTTTTAGGTTTATCCGTAGAGTTCTTTGATTTCTTCTTTGTTCTTTTAAACCCACGAGCTTCCATATCATTGAGTTCATGGTAATTAATGACGTTTCTAAAATCCCTTCCCCAGGAAAGAATCCTGGTAAAGGGGCGAAGGTTAAAAAGGCCTTTTAAAGATTTTCCTTTAAGCTTTGAAAGTAAACTTACAAGAAGAGAAGTAAGAGTTCTAATAAAAGCTAAATAGGCTTTCTTTGATGGAAGTAACATCACCATATGAATATGAGACCAATTTAGAGAAAGCTTATAAAGCTTAATGCCGTATTTGTTTGCTTGAGAGTTTATGATCCTTTCAATCTTTCGAGAATCAGGAACAAAACAATGACTGCCTGTGCTTTTTAAAATTAAGTGAGTTGGATTTTTAAAAGATAAAGGACGAGCGGTTTTTCTTTTGCCAGTTAAAAGGCTTCCGCCAAATTCTTTCTTGTAATTGTTGATAAATTGAAAGCTCGTTTGTCTCATCTCTCACCTCATAAGGTGAGAAACTTATAACACGGGTTTTGAGAGTGAATTTCCAAGCACAGCCCTAAGGCGAATCATATCGCTCGCGAGAGTGCGTAATCCCTTCGCCCCGAAGAGATCTCTTACTAAAATCAAAATCCAAAGACCCACGCAAAATCTCGCCCCACAAGCGAAGCCAAGCACACAAAAACCACGTCAATACTAAATTCAAAGATTCGTATTCCGGATAGATAATCTGCATTCAACGAGATCAGAAGGTGTAAAACTTGGCTATGTATATTCAAGTGATTGCAGCTCTTAACGAGAGCTCTCGTGTGCTTCAAGAGCACTCCCCCATACGTCCACACGCCGAAGGCGCAAGAAGCCAGCTGCTAGCGGCCGCCGTAGGCCTTGTTCACTCGTTCGATGTCGCGAGGGCTCAGGGTCGCTCCTGGGCGGATTTCTTGGTCTTTGATTTTGGATTGCATTGTTGGTTGTCGGTTCTTTGAGAACATGTCCGTTGGATAAATCATCAAGGATTCGAAATCAAAAGGTGCCAAACCACTCACCGTCATCAATGTCGGTGGCAACCGGAAAAAGTTATCCTGATATTGTTCTTCGATATTCTCAGGATTCAACGTAATGAATTGATCGCGATCGCTGCGGTTCTGCTCATGCACTAAGCCCAGCGCATGCAGAATCTCGTGAGCTATATCATCCGGCCGACAGCCCGGCGCAATCCACAAAGGCTGCTTGCCGCCCACTCGCCCCACGTAGGACTTACAGATACCAGTGCCCTCTTGAAAGACCATCACGTCTTCTTGAGTCCCATCGAAAGGTACAAATTGGATGACCGTGCCCGAAAAAAGATCGAGTGCTTTTAACACACGATCCGGCTCGCGCATCCCCGGGTCCACAAAATACGGAATCACATGGCTCGGCCACAAGTTGAGCGTCGGCATTTTTACATAACCACCCTCAACAGTTCCATCGTCTTCGACAAGCTCACCCACAACCAAATCACCCTGCACAACCGCAACACCATCTTCCATACGAAATTGCAAAGCGTCCTTAGGACGAGTCGATCCCTTCGGAATAGCCTTCACAGACTTTTCCGCAACAACAGGTTTTGCTGATTTTGTCATCGCCGCAACAGGAGCTGCCGCGGCTTCAGAGACCGGCGGTTCTTCCGCGGGAACTTCTTCCTGCGGACCACCTTGAGTATGTTCAATTTCGTCCAGCGCCTGAGGCTTCGTCCACTTTCGGCTGTAGATAATAAAAACACCTGCAACAACCAAAAGAGCTATAAAAAAGCGCTGGAGAGAATCTTTCATGAACTAGAAACGAATCCTTGCCCCAACACCGGCATCCAAATCCGCCGTCATAGAAGGAGCGACTTCCAAAATCAAAGCAAGCTCACCAAAGAGCTCGATGTTTGGATTATTGATGTTGAAATTTAACCCCAACGATCCACGCGGACCAATGGAAACTTTTGCATTGTCATGATCGTCGTTATAAGAAATCAAACGGCCGCCCAAGCCATAATACATATCTAAGGGCCCTTGAGTCGTTCCCCAGCTGCGAGCGCGATCCCAAAGATAGTCTGAGTGAAACTGCATCCCACTGTGCTTACCCGTGGAATATGCCAACGCTCCATCGATAGAGTGATTATTATCGTACTTCATTTTTCCCGACAAACCTGAAGGGTCCCCTAAGATCACGCCCAGAGCGTAGTTCTCTGCGTGAGCCACCGTTGCCGTCAACATCAGGGCCGCGAAAAGAGTGCTGAGTAATTTCATGGATGTATCCTCCTCTAGAGTCGTCGTTTGATCTTTTCAACTAAGGACGCTGCTTGATCAATCTTAAAGACATAGCCCAGGCCAAAATACAAAACTCCGTAGATGCCTAAAACGATCACCGCACGCAGAATCACATGGCCAAAATCATTCAACATGAATTTCACGCCAAAGGCAACCGCGCTGCTTGCCAAAGCCACTCCCCAGAGTTTCATCTGGAACGAAAGTGAAAGACCAGTTTCACCGATTTTTTTATTGAGCGTGTGACGAAGCATGTAAAATTCAATCCAACCAGCAAGACCCGCGGAAGCTGTCAAACCCGTTGTCCCCCACTTTGGATCAACCCCGAGCCAG
The sequence above is drawn from the Bdellovibrionales bacterium genome and encodes:
- a CDS encoding M12 family metallopeptidase; its protein translation is MKDSLQRFFIALLVVAGVFIIYSRKWTKPQALDEIEHTQGGPQEEVPAEEPPVSEAAAAPVAAMTKSAKPVVAEKSVKAIPKGSTRPKDALQFRMEDGVAVVQGDLVVGELVEDDGTVEGGYVKMPTLNLWPSHVIPYFVDPGMREPDRVLKALDLFSGTVIQFVPFDGTQEDVMVFQEGTGICKSYVGRVGGKQPLWIAPGCRPDDIAHEILHALGLVHEQNRSDRDQFITLNPENIEEQYQDNFFRLPPTLMTVSGLAPFDFESLMIYPTDMFSKNRQPTMQSKIKDQEIRPGATLSPRDIERVNKAYGGR